A DNA window from Longimicrobium sp. contains the following coding sequences:
- a CDS encoding (2Fe-2S)-binding protein, giving the protein MRFTLNGAPAEVDAHPMARLLDVLREECGLTGTKEGCGEGECGACTVLVAGEPVCSCLVPFAQVADAEVVTIEGLGGEHPLQRAFASLGGAQCGICTPGMIMMAMKLPPNPTLDDVRLGLAGNLCRCTGYEAIYRAVLDAATETAETAEART; this is encoded by the coding sequence ATGCGGTTCACGCTGAACGGCGCGCCGGCGGAGGTCGACGCGCACCCGATGGCGCGGCTGCTGGACGTGCTGCGCGAGGAGTGCGGCCTTACCGGCACCAAGGAAGGGTGCGGCGAAGGCGAGTGCGGCGCCTGCACCGTGCTGGTCGCCGGCGAGCCCGTGTGCTCGTGCCTGGTGCCCTTCGCGCAGGTGGCCGACGCGGAGGTGGTGACGATCGAGGGGCTGGGCGGCGAGCACCCGCTGCAGCGCGCCTTCGCATCGCTGGGCGGCGCGCAGTGCGGCATCTGCACGCCGGGGATGATCATGATGGCGATGAAGCTGCCGCCCAACCCCACCCTCGACGACGTGCGGCTCGGGCTGGCGGGCAATCTCTGCCGCTGCACCGGCTACGAGGCCATCTACCGCGCCGTGCTCGACGCCGCTACGGAGACGGCGGAGACGGCGGAGGCCCGCACATGA
- a CDS encoding FAD binding domain-containing protein, whose translation MKTAVTPLALLQPGTLDDALAMLRDEGPLVPLAGCTDVYVTLNFGTQPAARFLNLWGLDELRGIGEMDGGLRVGALATHTDLQRSPLVRERLPFLVEACGQVGGVQIQNRGTLAGNVANASPAGDTLPVLAVADAVVVLRSAEGERRVPFNGFYTGYRATVMRPDELIVAIEIPRIDGDQWFRKVGTRAAQAISKVVMAAVRGDRPRVALGSVAPTVVRLPGVEEALARGAPIEEAQRILMQEVTPIDDIRSTAGYRKRVAANLLARWWASAAM comes from the coding sequence ATGAAGACCGCCGTCACCCCGCTGGCGCTGCTGCAGCCCGGGACGCTGGACGACGCGCTGGCGATGCTGCGCGACGAGGGGCCGCTGGTGCCGCTGGCCGGCTGCACCGACGTGTACGTGACGCTGAACTTCGGCACCCAGCCGGCCGCGCGCTTCCTGAACCTGTGGGGGCTGGACGAGCTGCGCGGGATCGGGGAGATGGACGGCGGCCTGCGCGTGGGCGCGCTGGCCACGCACACCGACCTGCAGCGCTCGCCGCTGGTCCGCGAGCGCCTCCCCTTCCTTGTCGAGGCGTGCGGCCAGGTGGGCGGCGTGCAGATCCAGAACCGCGGCACGCTGGCCGGCAACGTCGCCAACGCCAGCCCCGCGGGCGACACGCTCCCCGTGCTCGCCGTCGCCGATGCCGTCGTCGTGCTGCGCAGCGCGGAGGGCGAGCGGCGGGTGCCGTTCAACGGCTTCTACACGGGATACCGGGCCACGGTGATGCGCCCCGACGAGCTGATCGTGGCGATCGAGATCCCGCGCATCGACGGCGATCAGTGGTTCCGGAAGGTGGGGACGCGCGCCGCGCAGGCCATCAGCAAGGTGGTGATGGCCGCCGTCCGCGGCGACCGCCCCCGCGTGGCGCTGGGCAGCGTCGCGCCGACGGTGGTGCGCCTCCCCGGCGTCGAGGAGGCCCTCGCCCGCGGCGCGCCGATCGAGGAGGCGCAGCGCATCCTGATGCAGGAAGTCACCCCCATCGACGACATCCGCTCCACCGCCGGCTACCGCAAGCGCGTCGCGGCGAATTTGCTGGCGCGGTGGTGGGCATCAGCCGCGATGTAG
- a CDS encoding pentapeptide repeat-containing protein, translating into MTPEELESRLRAGTRIDCKQPDGTRGSIAAEKFLELVDWPEHRVRVAIEVENATIAGPLRLQNIRFSRVVFKNCDFTDLVELSESVFAGDLQFSGCRLARGLYLTASRVRYDLSLADADVTDPDLSNLRVDGSVRSESATFRNKFLDSLQFSGLRCGNLFLQDAKFEGPAEFRQARILGRCSFESVHFAGLADFASVSVEGHAEFSTGNPTGPQPRARTRFDGPAVFSHAAFRSSVDFRDVTFADTVEFRAASFGGDASFVLSDFDGRTFFSSATFETNAFFQSSRFARLATFYGISVRSDLVVSPLEGERQTCFAAICRFIKAAVHGEAWFSGVLFGDKAKFTHFFCEGAAYFNPRNELPVSFQGPADFSRSRFGRFVEMGRAEFHDRATFDGIVVESKMDFVESVETEQGTVELGAKFMAAAVFAGAEIRGDLFLSGASFAAAANFEGVRVGGAADFSALERGVVFGGEACFENAQFAGDLKFTGARFRGDARFSCARATRQVHFREAIFEAGLDLRDAFFHEVFFRAELREHCPRDAPPQFASHPRIEGFSYDRISVAWRDLFNRRLPHVGQPYTHLEKTLRANGEDKAADQVYAESRRHETASYRRSSWLRFVLFWIYGVTAGYGVRRVRLAATMVILVALGAFIFQLPRSVAQKQVGRDAVIVEEGLDLPTAIGFSMHQFLPIEIASGSQWEPGDDQIEILGRRLPFTFKAYASLQKVLGFLLVPLGVAAVAGILYRRATK; encoded by the coding sequence ATGACGCCCGAGGAACTCGAGTCCAGGCTTCGTGCCGGGACGCGGATCGACTGCAAGCAGCCGGACGGAACCAGGGGCAGTATCGCGGCGGAGAAGTTCCTGGAGCTCGTGGACTGGCCCGAGCACCGGGTGCGCGTCGCGATCGAGGTCGAAAACGCGACCATCGCCGGCCCGCTGCGCCTGCAGAACATCCGCTTCTCCCGCGTCGTCTTCAAGAACTGCGACTTCACCGACCTGGTGGAGCTTTCCGAGTCCGTGTTCGCGGGTGACCTGCAGTTCAGCGGGTGCCGTCTGGCCCGCGGGCTCTACCTCACGGCCTCCCGCGTCCGGTACGATCTCTCCCTCGCCGATGCCGACGTCACGGATCCGGACCTCTCCAATCTGCGGGTGGACGGCTCCGTCCGGTCCGAGAGCGCCACGTTCCGGAACAAGTTTCTCGACTCGCTCCAGTTCAGCGGCCTCCGGTGCGGGAACCTGTTTCTGCAGGACGCGAAGTTCGAAGGTCCCGCGGAGTTCCGGCAGGCCCGGATTCTTGGACGGTGCAGCTTCGAATCGGTGCACTTCGCCGGCCTGGCCGATTTCGCATCGGTTTCCGTGGAGGGACATGCCGAGTTCTCCACCGGGAACCCCACCGGGCCGCAGCCCAGGGCGCGGACGAGGTTCGATGGCCCGGCCGTGTTCTCGCACGCCGCGTTTCGAAGCTCGGTGGACTTCAGGGACGTCACCTTCGCCGACACCGTGGAGTTCAGGGCCGCCTCCTTCGGCGGCGACGCGTCGTTCGTGCTGTCGGACTTCGACGGCCGGACCTTCTTCTCCTCGGCCACCTTCGAAACCAACGCCTTCTTCCAGAGCTCCCGCTTCGCCAGGCTGGCCACCTTCTACGGGATCTCGGTGCGCTCCGACCTGGTCGTTTCGCCGCTGGAAGGCGAAAGACAGACCTGCTTTGCGGCCATCTGCCGCTTCATCAAGGCCGCGGTGCACGGCGAGGCGTGGTTCTCGGGCGTGCTCTTCGGCGACAAGGCCAAGTTCACCCACTTCTTCTGCGAGGGAGCCGCGTACTTCAACCCCCGGAACGAACTTCCGGTCTCCTTCCAGGGCCCCGCCGACTTCTCGCGGTCGCGGTTCGGGCGGTTCGTCGAGATGGGACGGGCGGAGTTCCACGACCGCGCCACCTTCGACGGAATCGTCGTGGAGTCGAAGATGGATTTCGTGGAGTCGGTCGAAACCGAACAGGGGACGGTCGAGCTCGGCGCGAAGTTCATGGCCGCCGCGGTGTTCGCCGGCGCCGAGATCCGCGGCGACCTTTTCCTGTCCGGGGCGTCGTTCGCCGCCGCGGCGAACTTCGAGGGCGTCCGGGTGGGCGGGGCCGCGGATTTCTCGGCGCTCGAGCGGGGCGTGGTGTTCGGGGGAGAGGCGTGCTTCGAGAACGCGCAGTTCGCCGGCGACCTGAAGTTCACCGGCGCGCGTTTCCGCGGCGACGCGCGCTTCAGCTGCGCGCGCGCCACGCGGCAGGTGCATTTCCGGGAGGCGATCTTCGAGGCGGGGCTGGACCTGCGGGACGCCTTCTTCCACGAGGTGTTCTTCCGGGCGGAGCTGCGGGAGCACTGCCCCCGGGATGCCCCCCCGCAGTTCGCCAGCCATCCGCGGATCGAGGGGTTCAGCTACGACAGGATCTCGGTCGCGTGGCGCGATCTGTTCAACCGGCGGCTGCCGCACGTGGGCCAGCCCTACACGCACCTCGAGAAGACGCTTCGCGCGAACGGCGAGGACAAGGCGGCCGACCAGGTGTACGCGGAGTCGCGGCGGCACGAGACCGCCTCGTACCGCCGCAGCAGCTGGCTGCGGTTCGTCCTCTTCTGGATCTACGGAGTGACCGCCGGCTACGGCGTGAGGCGCGTCCGGCTGGCGGCGACCATGGTGATCCTCGTCGCGCTGGGCGCGTTCATCTTCCAGCTTCCGCGCTCGGTGGCCCAGAAGCAGGTGGGACGCGACGCGGTGATCGTGGAGGAGGGGCTCGATCTGCCGACGGCCATCGGGTTCAGCATGCACCAGTTCCTGCCGATCGAGATCGCTTCGGGCTCGCAGTGGGAGCCCGGCGACGACCAGATCGAGATCCTGGGCCGCAGGCTGCCGTTCACCTTCAAGGCGTACGCGTCGCTGCAGAAAGTGCTGGGTTTCCTGCTGGTGCCCCTGGGCGTCGCCGCCGTGGCCGGAATCCTCTATCGCCGCGCGACGAAATGA
- a CDS encoding SDR family oxidoreductase, with translation METRGRWTMELGLRGKVALVTGASAGLGLAIARELAAEGARVAMVARREDVLRAAADEIASATGADVLPIAGEVGREGEAERFVREAEAALGPMDILVANAGGPPSTTFATTTDEQYRAAIDLNLLGSIRLAQAAVPGMRARRWGRVIFLTSMSAKQPLPGLILSNTARAGMLGFAKTLATEVAGDGVLVNSVLPGHFDTARAAELARMRAERDGRSVDDLLRTRAAGIPVGRSGDPREMAAVVAFLASDRASFVTGTAIQVDGGQLSGLF, from the coding sequence ATGGAGACCAGGGGGAGGTGGACGATGGAGCTGGGGCTGCGGGGGAAGGTCGCGCTGGTGACGGGCGCGTCGGCGGGGCTGGGGCTGGCGATTGCGCGCGAGCTGGCCGCGGAGGGCGCGCGCGTGGCGATGGTCGCGCGCCGCGAGGACGTGCTGCGCGCCGCCGCGGACGAGATCGCCTCCGCCACCGGCGCCGACGTGCTCCCCATTGCCGGCGAGGTGGGGCGCGAGGGAGAGGCCGAGCGCTTCGTCCGCGAGGCGGAGGCGGCTCTGGGGCCGATGGACATCCTCGTCGCCAACGCGGGCGGGCCGCCGTCGACCACCTTCGCGACCACGACCGACGAGCAGTACCGCGCCGCCATCGATCTTAACCTGCTCGGCTCCATCCGGCTCGCGCAGGCCGCCGTGCCGGGGATGCGCGCGCGGCGCTGGGGACGCGTCATCTTCCTGACCTCGATGTCCGCCAAGCAGCCGCTGCCGGGGCTGATCCTGTCGAACACCGCGCGGGCCGGGATGCTCGGGTTCGCCAAGACGCTGGCGACCGAGGTGGCGGGCGACGGGGTACTGGTGAACAGCGTGCTCCCGGGCCACTTCGACACCGCGCGCGCCGCCGAGCTGGCCCGCATGCGCGCCGAGCGCGACGGCCGCAGCGTGGACGACCTGCTGCGCACCCGCGCCGCCGGCATCCCCGTGGGCCGCAGCGGTGACCCGCGCGAGATGGCAGCGGTAGTCGCCTTCCTCGCCTCCGACCGCGCGAGCTTCGTCACCGGCACGGCCATCCAGGTCGACGGCGGCCAGCTCTCCGGCCTGTTCTGA
- a CDS encoding Rid family detoxifying hydrolase — MPRETFSSDKLPPTAGPFSPAVRGAGDSIYLSGQVGTDAAGKLVGGGVEAQTRQALENLRAVLEAAGRTLDDVVRVGVYLTDMGNFAAMNEVYARFFAQPYPARTTIGVAALPLGAAVEIDLVAK; from the coding sequence ATGCCCAGAGAAACCTTCAGCAGCGACAAGCTTCCGCCGACCGCCGGGCCGTTCTCGCCGGCGGTGCGTGGCGCGGGCGACTCCATCTACCTGAGCGGGCAGGTGGGGACGGATGCGGCCGGGAAGCTGGTCGGCGGCGGCGTGGAAGCGCAGACCAGGCAGGCGCTGGAGAACCTGCGGGCGGTGCTCGAGGCCGCAGGGCGCACCTTGGACGACGTCGTCCGCGTCGGCGTGTACCTCACCGACATGGGCAACTTCGCCGCGATGAACGAGGTGTACGCGCGGTTCTTCGCCCAGCCGTATCCCGCTCGCACCACCATCGGGGTGGCGGCGCTGCCGCTGGGCGCCGCGGTGGAGATCGACCTGGTGGCGAAGTGA
- a CDS encoding PhzF family phenazine biosynthesis isomerase, translating to MAHRFVIADVFTDRAFGGNQLAVFPDGRGISDRAMQSLAREFNFSETTFVLPPRQPGHAYQLRIFTPATELSFAGHPTVGTAAVLARLGVVELRGGAASIVCELGVGPVAVDGHGENASELAATTARSPPSRTSDPRAPRLSSSSSTPLDRSRFVVPANTTLIATARLRAGDGRRDGAG from the coding sequence ATGGCGCACCGCTTCGTCATCGCCGACGTGTTCACCGACCGCGCGTTCGGCGGCAACCAGCTGGCCGTCTTCCCCGACGGCCGCGGCATTTCCGACCGCGCCATGCAGTCGCTGGCGCGCGAGTTCAACTTCTCCGAGACCACCTTCGTCCTCCCGCCGCGCCAGCCGGGGCACGCATACCAGCTCCGCATCTTCACCCCCGCCACCGAGCTTTCCTTCGCCGGGCACCCCACGGTCGGCACCGCGGCGGTGCTGGCGCGGCTGGGCGTGGTCGAGCTGCGGGGCGGCGCCGCGTCGATCGTCTGCGAACTGGGCGTCGGCCCCGTCGCCGTCGACGGGCATGGTGAAAATGCGAGTGAACTCGCGGCTACAACGGCACGCAGTCCGCCTTCGCGGACATCAGATCCGCGCGCACCTCGCCTCTCGTCTTCTTCCTCCACTCCGCTGGACCGGTCGAGGTTCGTCGTGCCCGCCAACACGACGCTGATCGCGACTGCCCGTCTCCGCGCTGGTGACGGTCGTCGCGACGGGGCGGGGTGA
- the allB gene encoding allantoinase AllB has protein sequence MSDAPTQLVFRSAHVVTPEGARAAAVWVKDGRIAAVREFGDVPAGVETVECGDEVLMPGLVDTHVHVNEPGRTEWEGWDTATRAAAAGGVTTLVEMPLNSIPAVTDASALAAKIAAADGHVHVDTGFWGGVVPGNAGELRGMWNAGVLGFKCFLSPSGVDEFTHVGEADLRAALPILRELGAPLLVHAESPHVLDEAAAGVGDADPSRYATYLASRPPEAEIEAVEMMVRLARETGARIHIVHVSAAEALQPIHAAREEGLAVSCETCPHYLHFAAEDVPDGATEMKCAPPIRGAGNREDLWTALGAGWIDLVATDHSPCPPEMKLREQGDFVRAWGGIASLQLGLAAVWRGARERGYTPGHIAHWMSAGPARLAGLHARKGAIAPGHDADLVVLDPDAEFLVEPGRLFHRHKLSPYVGSVLPGVVEQTWLRGVRIHDRGELAGPPSGRLLLRHRV, from the coding sequence TTGAGCGACGCTCCCACCCAGCTCGTCTTCCGCTCCGCGCACGTGGTGACGCCCGAGGGCGCCCGCGCGGCCGCCGTGTGGGTGAAGGACGGCCGCATCGCCGCCGTGCGCGAGTTCGGCGACGTGCCGGCGGGGGTGGAGACCGTGGAGTGCGGCGACGAGGTGCTGATGCCGGGGCTGGTGGACACGCACGTCCACGTGAACGAGCCCGGCCGCACCGAGTGGGAGGGATGGGATACGGCCACCCGCGCCGCCGCGGCCGGCGGGGTCACCACGCTGGTGGAGATGCCGCTGAACAGCATCCCTGCCGTGACCGATGCGTCGGCACTCGCGGCCAAGATCGCGGCCGCGGACGGCCACGTGCACGTGGACACCGGCTTCTGGGGCGGCGTGGTTCCCGGCAACGCGGGCGAGCTGCGGGGGATGTGGAACGCGGGCGTGCTCGGCTTCAAGTGCTTCCTCTCCCCCAGCGGCGTGGACGAGTTCACGCACGTGGGCGAGGCCGACCTCCGCGCCGCGCTCCCCATCCTGCGCGAGCTCGGCGCGCCGCTGCTGGTGCACGCGGAGTCGCCGCACGTGCTGGACGAAGCCGCGGCGGGGGTGGGGGATGCGGATCCGTCGCGCTATGCCACCTACCTCGCGTCGCGGCCGCCCGAGGCGGAGATCGAGGCGGTGGAGATGATGGTGCGGCTGGCGCGCGAGACCGGCGCGCGCATCCACATCGTGCACGTCTCCGCGGCCGAGGCGCTGCAGCCCATCCACGCCGCGCGCGAGGAGGGGCTGGCCGTCAGCTGCGAGACCTGCCCGCACTACCTCCACTTCGCCGCCGAGGACGTGCCCGACGGCGCCACGGAGATGAAGTGCGCGCCGCCCATCCGCGGCGCGGGGAACCGCGAGGACCTGTGGACGGCGCTCGGCGCGGGGTGGATCGACCTGGTCGCCACCGACCACTCGCCCTGCCCGCCGGAGATGAAGCTGCGCGAGCAGGGCGACTTCGTGCGCGCCTGGGGCGGCATCGCGTCGCTGCAGCTGGGGCTGGCCGCCGTCTGGCGCGGCGCGCGGGAACGCGGCTACACTCCCGGACACATCGCGCACTGGATGTCGGCGGGGCCGGCGCGGCTGGCGGGGCTGCACGCGCGCAAGGGCGCCATCGCCCCCGGCCACGACGCCGACCTGGTGGTGCTGGACCCCGACGCCGAGTTCCTGGTGGAGCCCGGCCGGCTCTTCCATCGCCACAAGCTCTCGCCGTACGTGGGCTCCGTGCTCCCCGGCGTGGTGGAGCAGACGTGGCTGCGCGGCGTGCGCATCCACGACCGCGGCGAGCTCGCCGGCCCGCCGTCCGGCCGCCTTCTCCTTCGCCATCGGGTGTGA
- a CDS encoding EthD family reductase has translation MAKMVVIYRTPKDPQAFDAHYFDVHVPLAKRLPGLRKYEVSRRPILTPAGDPEPYLVGTLYFDDLEAIRRAFATPEGQACATDRRVLAPEDGDVQMYLFDTAEV, from the coding sequence ATGGCAAAGATGGTCGTGATCTACCGGACGCCGAAGGACCCCCAGGCGTTCGATGCGCACTACTTCGACGTGCACGTGCCGCTCGCGAAGCGGCTCCCCGGGCTGCGGAAGTACGAGGTGAGCCGGCGGCCGATCCTCACGCCCGCCGGCGACCCCGAGCCGTACCTGGTCGGGACCCTCTACTTCGACGACCTGGAGGCCATCCGCCGCGCCTTCGCGACGCCCGAGGGGCAGGCCTGCGCCACGGACCGGCGCGTGCTGGCGCCCGAAGACGGCGACGTGCAGATGTACCTGTTCGACACCGCCGAGGTGTAG
- the alc gene encoding allantoicase: MTDFTEMVDLASERLGAAVVAANDEFFAPKEAMLKQAEPEWREDAYTERGKWMDGWETRRRRDDDGHDWAIVRLGVPGVVRGVVVDTRWFRGNYPEHCSVDGCALPGIPSPEELEAAEWVELLPKSELEGNAPNLFELVRSPRVTHLRLNIFPDGGVARFRAHGVAQPQLTAFVLRGGEIDLAAMENGGWVEEVSDRFYGHPQNLILPGRSLFMGDGWETQRRRGPGHDWSIVRLAAPGTIHRVEIDTDHFKGNVPDRCMLEGIHASGVREAGNLAEATGWRPILPETKLQPHARHRWEAEVADAGPVTHVRLSIFPDGGVARLRVFGTLERPSS; encoded by the coding sequence ATGACCGACTTTACCGAGATGGTGGACCTGGCGTCCGAGCGGCTGGGCGCCGCGGTGGTGGCCGCCAACGACGAGTTCTTCGCGCCCAAGGAGGCCATGCTGAAGCAGGCCGAGCCCGAGTGGCGCGAGGACGCGTACACCGAGCGCGGCAAGTGGATGGACGGCTGGGAAACGCGCCGCCGCCGCGACGACGACGGCCACGACTGGGCCATCGTCCGCCTGGGCGTTCCCGGCGTGGTGCGCGGCGTGGTGGTGGACACGCGCTGGTTCCGCGGCAACTACCCCGAGCACTGCTCGGTCGACGGGTGCGCCCTCCCCGGCATCCCCTCGCCTGAGGAGCTGGAGGCGGCGGAGTGGGTGGAGCTGCTGCCGAAGTCGGAGCTCGAGGGGAACGCGCCCAACCTCTTCGAGCTCGTCCGCTCCCCCCGCGTGACGCACCTGCGGCTGAACATCTTCCCCGACGGCGGGGTGGCCCGCTTCCGCGCGCACGGCGTGGCGCAGCCGCAGCTCACCGCGTTCGTCCTGCGCGGCGGCGAGATCGACCTGGCGGCGATGGAGAACGGGGGATGGGTGGAGGAGGTCAGCGACCGCTTCTACGGACATCCGCAGAACCTGATCCTCCCCGGCCGCTCGCTGTTCATGGGCGACGGATGGGAGACGCAGCGCCGCCGCGGCCCGGGCCACGACTGGAGCATCGTGCGCCTGGCCGCGCCGGGCACCATCCACCGCGTGGAGATCGACACCGACCACTTCAAGGGCAACGTCCCCGACCGCTGCATGCTCGAGGGGATCCACGCATCCGGCGTCCGCGAGGCGGGCAACCTCGCCGAGGCCACGGGATGGCGCCCGATCCTCCCCGAAACGAAGCTGCAGCCGCACGCGCGGCACCGCTGGGAGGCGGAGGTGGCGGACGCGGGGCCCGTGACGCACGTGCGCCTCAGCATCTTCCCCGACGGCGGGGTCGCGCGGCTGCGGGTGTTCGGCACGCTGGAGCGGCCGTCGTCGTGA
- the uraD gene encoding 2-oxo-4-hydroxy-4-carboxy-5-ureidoimidazoline decarboxylase — translation MTLAELNALPEDEAAAALLGCCGSPRWAREMAMRRPFADLGAVLGAADEAWWALEAADWDDAFAAHPRIGERKAAPAQGAQAAAWSAQEQSAAAAAGDDVATALAEGNRAYEQRFGRIYIVCATGKTAGEMLAILRSRLGNDADAELRVAAGEQAKITRLRLEKLLAG, via the coding sequence GTGACGCTCGCCGAGCTGAACGCGCTGCCGGAGGACGAGGCCGCCGCCGCGCTCCTCGGCTGCTGCGGCTCGCCGCGGTGGGCGCGGGAGATGGCGATGCGGCGCCCGTTCGCGGACTTGGGCGCGGTGCTCGGCGCGGCGGACGAGGCGTGGTGGGCGCTGGAGGCGGCGGACTGGGACGATGCCTTCGCCGCGCACCCCCGCATCGGCGAGCGCAAGGCGGCGCCGGCGCAGGGCGCGCAGGCCGCCGCGTGGTCCGCGCAGGAGCAGTCCGCCGCCGCCGCCGCGGGAGACGACGTCGCCACCGCGCTGGCGGAGGGAAACCGCGCGTACGAGCAGCGCTTCGGCCGCATCTACATCGTCTGCGCCACGGGGAAGACGGCCGGGGAGATGCTCGCCATCCTCCGCTCCCGCCTCGGCAACGATGCGGACGCGGAACTGCGCGTCGCCGCCGGCGAGCAGGCGAAGATCACGCGGCTGCGGCTGGAGAAGCTGCTGGCGGGGTGA
- the uraH gene encoding hydroxyisourate hydrolase: protein MSAITTHVLDTMRGLPAMGIAVLLERADAEGQMQTVASGVTNSDGRILDLLPVDQALEPGTYRLSFDTGAYFTATAVEGFYPEVSIVFSAREGEAHYHVPLLLSPYGYSTYRGS from the coding sequence ATGAGCGCGATCACGACGCACGTGCTGGACACCATGCGCGGGCTGCCGGCGATGGGGATCGCCGTGCTGCTGGAGCGCGCGGACGCCGAGGGGCAGATGCAGACCGTCGCGAGCGGCGTCACCAACAGCGACGGGCGCATCCTCGACCTCCTCCCCGTGGACCAGGCGCTGGAGCCGGGGACGTACCGCCTGAGCTTCGACACGGGCGCGTACTTCACCGCCACGGCGGTGGAAGGCTTCTACCCCGAAGTCTCCATCGTCTTCTCGGCGCGCGAGGGCGAGGCGCACTACCACGTGCCGCTGCTGCTCAGTCCGTACGGCTACTCCACCTACCGCGGGAGCTGA
- the pucL gene encoding factor-independent urate hydroxylase, whose translation MPAALGPSNYGKSRVRLFRVTRDGERHDVADLTVDVAFEGKYRDVHLQGDNAAVLPTDTMRNTVYALAKQHPVTPVEGFGRALAEHFLGATEECDRVRIRIATHGWERIAVGGRPHRHSFVRGSGERRMAYVFADRDSVRFEAGIEDLEVLKTTQSAFEGYIKDRYTTLPETRDRIFATIVSARWKYASAPADFDAAFAAVRTAMLETFAEHESKSVQQTLYAMGAAALDAAPEIPEIRLSLPNRHHLLFDIGRFGLENRNEVFVPTPEPFGLIEATVVRTE comes from the coding sequence ATGCCCGCCGCGCTGGGCCCCAGCAACTACGGCAAGTCCCGCGTCCGCCTGTTCCGCGTCACCCGCGACGGCGAACGCCACGACGTGGCGGACCTCACCGTCGACGTGGCGTTCGAGGGGAAGTACCGCGACGTGCACCTGCAGGGCGACAACGCCGCCGTGCTGCCGACCGACACCATGCGCAACACCGTCTACGCGCTGGCGAAGCAGCACCCGGTGACGCCGGTGGAGGGCTTCGGCCGCGCGCTGGCGGAGCACTTCCTGGGCGCGACGGAGGAGTGCGACCGCGTGCGCATCCGCATCGCCACGCACGGGTGGGAGCGCATCGCCGTGGGCGGGCGGCCGCATCGGCACAGCTTCGTGCGCGGCAGCGGCGAGCGGCGGATGGCCTACGTCTTCGCCGACCGCGATTCCGTGCGGTTCGAGGCGGGGATCGAGGACCTGGAGGTGCTGAAGACCACGCAGTCGGCCTTCGAGGGATACATCAAGGACCGCTACACCACGCTCCCGGAGACCAGGGACCGCATCTTCGCGACGATCGTCTCCGCGCGCTGGAAGTACGCGAGCGCGCCGGCCGATTTCGACGCCGCCTTCGCCGCCGTCCGCACGGCGATGCTGGAGACCTTCGCCGAGCACGAGTCGAAGTCCGTGCAGCAGACGCTGTACGCGATGGGCGCCGCCGCGCTGGACGCGGCGCCGGAGATCCCCGAGATCCGTCTCTCCCTCCCCAACCGCCACCACCTGCTGTTCGACATCGGCCGGTTCGGGCTGGAGAACCGGAACGAGGTGTTCGTCCCCACGCCGGAGCCGTTCGGCCTGATCGAGGCCACGGTGGTGCGGACGGAATAG
- a CDS encoding esterase family protein has product MNREYHRWYSPSLGRDMEMLVFGWGGARLLVYPTSMGRYFEWEDRGMMDALGDQIRGGHLQVFCVDSVDAESWYARWKHPHDRAVRQGQYEDYILREVLPFSSSRNGNSYLIAAGASFGAYHAVNIGLRNPWVFNRVLGMSGLYDIREQTDGYYDDTIAAQNPSHYISTIDDHGRLEALRRMDVILATGHDDSFVENNRYLSRILWEKGIGNALRLWDGWAHDWPWWKDMVRAYIGGHD; this is encoded by the coding sequence GTGAACCGAGAGTACCACCGCTGGTACAGCCCGTCGCTCGGCCGCGACATGGAGATGCTGGTGTTCGGCTGGGGCGGCGCCCGGCTGCTGGTGTATCCCACCTCGATGGGGCGCTACTTCGAGTGGGAAGACCGCGGGATGATGGACGCGCTGGGCGACCAGATCCGCGGCGGGCACCTGCAGGTATTCTGCGTGGACAGCGTGGACGCCGAGAGCTGGTACGCCAGGTGGAAGCACCCGCACGACCGCGCGGTGCGCCAGGGGCAGTACGAGGACTACATCCTGCGCGAGGTGCTCCCCTTCTCGTCGTCGCGCAACGGCAACTCCTACCTGATCGCCGCCGGCGCCAGCTTCGGCGCCTACCACGCCGTGAACATCGGCCTGCGCAACCCGTGGGTGTTCAACCGCGTGCTGGGGATGAGCGGCCTGTACGACATCCGCGAGCAGACCGACGGCTACTACGACGACACCATCGCCGCGCAGAACCCGTCGCACTACATCAGCACCATCGACGACCACGGGCGGCTGGAGGCCCTGCGCCGGATGGACGTCATCCTCGCCACCGGCCACGACGACTCGTTCGTGGAGAACAACCGCTACCTCTCCCGCATCCTGTGGGAGAAGGGGATCGGCAACGCGCTCCGCCTGTGGGACGGCTGGGCGCACGACTGGCCGTGGTGGAAGGACATGGTCCGCGCATACATCGGCGGGCACGACTGA